One genomic window of Solanum stenotomum isolate F172 chromosome 9, ASM1918654v1, whole genome shotgun sequence includes the following:
- the LOC125876383 gene encoding zinc finger protein 2 — MSYEPNTALNLSLSRNDLLLDQSSSSSSSSPLSPVEPRVFSCNYCRRKFYSSQALGGHQNAHKLERTLAKKSRELSSTLRGTHSSWSNHNNKNNHRSLSPSGPSHTGHGHGARFVTNNDIISYGRREMMMSYEFMKNGHESVQEDFGHLDLSLRL; from the coding sequence ATGAGTTACGAACCAAACACGGCCTTAAACCTAAGTCTATCAAGAAATGATCTTTTACTTGATCAATCATCgtcgtcatcatcatcatccccTTTAAGTCCGGTTGAGCCACGTGTTTTCTCTTGCAACTATTGTAGAAGAAAGTTTTATAGTTCACAAGCTCTAGGAGGACACCAGAATGCTCATAAACTCGAAAGAACCCTAGCCAAGAAGAGTAGGGAGTTGAGTTCAACCCTCCGCGGGACTCATTCTAGTTGGtcaaatcataataataagaataatcaTCGCTCGTTGAGTCCTAGTGGTCCAAGCCATACTGGTCATGGTCATGGTGCTAGGTTTGTTACAAATAATGATATAATAAGCTATGGAAGAAGAGAGATGATGATGagttatgaatttatgaaaaatggTCATGAAAGTGTTCAAGAGGATTTTGGACACCTTGACTTGTCCTTAAGGCTTTGA